One window of the Haloarcula halobia genome contains the following:
- a CDS encoding OFA family MFS transporter: MGEQRESVQQLREQLTFSRWWLLVAAVLTMAVVSPYQYVWSSLQGPLAAHIGVREQALGLAFSLFVLGQAGTQFPVGLWRDRHGPRGLTAIAAVLAGGSYVGLSYASAAWHVYVLYFTGAIGVGIVYTVAVNTAVKWFPDRRGLTTGAGTMAFAGGSVMFVPYVRANASLTAVPSTLRNMGVLIGVVILVAAFVLRDPSMSASDSGDGMQTDGGTSRSVSGGVDWRAMVRTWQFWLMYVIFVAVSGAGLMLTAQVIAFAESLDLPATTATLSATLLPLAGGVGRLTLGDLSDRVHRERAMFASFLCCGLGLLAVVWFARTGNGVGFVAAVVVATFFWSPQYTLFPSLVGDYYGEVHSSGNYALVYSGKVWGGLFGGAAVGWLVSVTGWQFAFAVGGLLAIGGGLGSLVLRPPSLADEAETN; the protein is encoded by the coding sequence TGAGGGAGCAGCTGACCTTCTCCCGCTGGTGGCTCCTCGTCGCCGCCGTCCTCACGATGGCCGTCGTCAGTCCGTACCAGTACGTCTGGTCGTCGCTACAGGGCCCACTCGCTGCACATATCGGCGTCCGGGAGCAGGCGCTGGGGCTCGCCTTCTCCCTGTTCGTGCTCGGGCAGGCGGGGACCCAGTTCCCGGTGGGCCTGTGGCGCGACAGACACGGGCCCCGTGGACTGACAGCGATAGCGGCGGTCCTGGCCGGCGGGTCGTACGTCGGTCTCTCGTATGCCAGCGCCGCGTGGCACGTCTACGTCCTCTACTTCACCGGCGCGATCGGCGTCGGTATCGTCTACACGGTCGCGGTCAACACCGCAGTCAAGTGGTTCCCGGACAGGCGGGGACTGACGACCGGCGCAGGCACGATGGCCTTCGCCGGCGGGAGCGTCATGTTCGTCCCGTACGTCAGAGCGAACGCGTCCCTGACGGCGGTTCCATCGACACTCCGGAACATGGGCGTTCTCATCGGCGTCGTCATCCTCGTCGCCGCGTTCGTCCTGCGGGATCCGTCGATGTCCGCGTCAGACTCCGGCGACGGGATGCAGACGGACGGCGGGACGTCCCGGAGCGTGAGCGGTGGAGTCGACTGGCGCGCGATGGTCAGGACCTGGCAGTTCTGGCTCATGTACGTCATCTTCGTGGCAGTCAGCGGCGCGGGGCTGATGTTGACGGCACAGGTCATCGCCTTCGCCGAGTCGCTCGACCTGCCAGCGACGACGGCGACGCTGTCGGCGACACTGCTGCCCCTCGCCGGCGGCGTTGGACGGCTCACGCTCGGCGACCTCTCCGATCGGGTGCATCGCGAGCGTGCGATGTTTGCCTCGTTCCTGTGCTGTGGACTCGGACTGCTCGCCGTCGTCTGGTTCGCCCGGACCGGCAACGGTGTCGGGTTCGTCGCGGCCGTCGTGGTAGCAACGTTCTTCTGGAGCCCGCAGTACACGCTTTTTCCGAGTCTGGTGGGCGATTACTACGGCGAGGTCCACTCGTCGGGCAACTACGCGCTCGTCTACTCGGGGAAGGTGTGGGGCGGACTGTTCGGCGGTGCGGCCGTCGGCTGGCTCGTCTCCGTGACGGGCTGGCAGTTCGCGTTCGCCGTCGGCGGCCTCCTCGCCATCGGTGGCGGGCTGGGGTCACTGGTGCTCCGTCCTCCGTCACTGGCCGACGAAGCCGAGACGAACTAG